Genomic segment of Bacteroidales bacterium:
CACTTGTTGGAACATCTTATTCTGCCCTCAGCCAGAGCGACGGGCAGTACACAATCAATAATATATTACCCGGCATCTATGATGTTACTGCAACAGCAGCAGGTTATGAACCTTCCACATCCGAAGGAATTGAGTTTTTATCCGGGGAAACCGTGACTAAGGACTTTCCGCTTCAGCCCATACCACCTGCGTATTGCACGGAAGGTCTTTATTCAATCGGATGTGTTGAAGGTGACGGGCTGAATTATTTTGAACTGAACACGATCCTGAATTTAGCATCCGGATGCAGTGAAAACGGATATGGGGACTTCACAGCATTATTAACGGATATTGCAAGGGGCTATGATCATGCGGTGTTTTTTGCTTCAGGATTTTCCGATCAGCATCTATCACTTTGGTTAGATTTCAACGATAATTATGAATTTGAGGCGTCTGAACGACTGCTAACAGATTTTATATTATATGACGCAGGCGAAACGTACCAGGCTACAATTCATATTCCTGCCGGGGCTCCGTTGGGCGAACACCGGCTAAGGGTTCGTACAAACTGGAACGCTCCCGGTTCCGATCCCTGCGCCTTATATGAATATGGTGAAGCGGAAGACTATACCGTGAATATCACAAACGATCTGCTCTTCGGCTTACTCTACGCAACACTTACCGATGATGTTTCAGCTAATCCGGTAAATGGAGCAATGGTGGAAATTGAAGGTACTTCATTGTATGGGATCACAGAAGAAGAAGGAATTTGCCTGATTGAATATATTGTGCCGGGAACTTATAATGTGCATATTTCGGCCAGTGGTTACCAATCATTGACAATCAATGATTTCATGATAACCGGAAATGAGTCGAACTATCTGACTGCAACGCTTATTCCTGCGCTTCCTGATAATCTTTACCTTGAGGATATTACGATCCTAACGGGACAGTTTGAATGTTTTGCAGCCACACAAACAATTGTCGTGGCTGGCAGCGGAACAATATTTATTGTAGAACCGGGCGCTGAGGCAGAACTGGTAGCAGGTGAAAATATCATTATGTTGCCGGGAACGAGGGTTTTTGATGGTGGCTATTTGATGGCACGGATAACGGTTACTGATGATTATTGCTCAAATCCGGAAAGTATTATTTCAGCAGTTATTGATCCGACCCCGACGGAAATGCCCTCTCTTACAGGCACTGACAAATCATTTTTCAGGGTTTATCCAAATCCAACAACCGGAAGGTTCACACTTGAGCTTACCGGGGGAAGCTTCAGTGGTGCAATTGAAGTTGAAGCTTATGATCTGATAGGCAAAGTAATTCTTAAAACAGCATTGCCGGCATCGCAAAGCCATGAATTCGATTTTTCACTTATGCAACCAGGAGTCTATATTATGAAGGTTATTCATGGCAGTGATGCAGGTTTCGTAAAACTGATCAGGCAGTGATCATGCAGGGGCAACTCACCAATGTTTCCTGCCTGATGGGCTTGATAATTATTTTCCTGATGGCAGCTTATCTGAATGGGAACTATTCATGGATTGCCGGTATTTTGGTGTTGCTCGGTATTTTAATTGTAAGAAATGTTTTAGGCGAAATTTCCCGGAAAACCGATTGGTTGCTCGCGGTTCTTAGCTGGATTTGCGTCCCTCTCACATTTTTACTTATCATAGAAAGGATTTAAAACCCGACAGATGCAGAGGGTTTCAAAATAAATTACATTAATAGACTTAAGAATAGTCTTTAATCGCATAGAGGTGTATAATTCTCAGATCTGGTGAGACCAAGGCCAGTGGGGATTTCTTATGGCTTTCCTAGTTGCTTTACAAGCGAAATAGCAATCTGAAACAGTTGAGAACTATACCAAATCATTGGGTAAGGGTTGAATTGTTGGGACTTACTTTTGTATTTTTGTCTCGCTCAATCAATACTACGGAATGCGCCTTGCACTATTTGCATGCTTTTACAGTCTTTCGGTTTGCTTTATTGCATCTGCTTTAGAAAATGATGGCGCACAATTTTATGTTCCTTATACGCAAAGCAACATCGTTATCAACGGCAACCTTAACGACTGGAAAGAATATTGCTACATCACATTTTCTGATACCCTGCAGGAACTCCGGCCTGTGCCTGACAGAATACTGATGGCCTTTTTTGATAAAAACTTTGATTACTCACAAACCTGGCACCCACTTTCAAAAAACACAACGGAAGTCTGGATTTGCTGGGATTTGACCAGGCTTTATTTTGCATTTCAGGTTAAAGATCAACACCTTTTTGCAGAAGTTGAACCCGTTGGAAAAGTTCCTGAAATTCACCGTAACGATGGCATTGAATTATACATTGATTCAAAAGCCGATAGCCACACCAAAATGGACATCAATGATTACCAGTTCATTGTGGATATTGCAGGCAACAGCATAGTATTTCGGGGCGACCGCGAGTTGATGGAAAGAGATACAACACTTGCCACGCCCAAAACAAGCGGTCAGAATATTTATTACGAATATGCTGTTACAGTAAACGATCAGGATAATCAACAAAGGCATGATCCGGCTTATCTGGTTGAGATCGCCATTCCTTTTGCAGCTGTTGGCTTGAAACCTGAAACCGGCCTCAGGTTGAAAGCTGATTTTGCAAACAATGATATTGACTACAGCCTGAATGGAACAACCACATACGAAGAAGCGGCGTTGCGTTATTGGGCATATAACGTAAGCGGTTACAGCGATCTGGGCTTCCCCGACACCTGGGTCTCATTGCAGCTTGCCGGGGTTCCGGGATGGATCGAACAATTGAGCGCCTCCAGCCTGCAACGGTTTTACAGGTTGTATGTAAGTTTATTTGTATTATCAATTCTTGTGATCGCATTTCTCACTTACCGGATGAAACGATTAAAGAAATTGCCCGTGCGATCCGATCTTTCTCCTGCATCGGTGGTTTTTCTTGACAGGTCCATGTTACAGACCGCTCCTATAAGTGAAAACCAGGCATTGTTGCAAAATGCCACTGATTATATTCAGGCAAACAGCCATGAAACCATCAATTCAGAAGAGCTTGCCCGGCATCTTGGCGTATCGCTCAGAAAACTGCAGCGTGTAACCCATGAAGAGATTAACAGCACGCCCACTGCTTTCATCTACATAGTCAAGTTAAATCTGGCAGCTGGATTTATCAAAGAAGGGCGAGGCAATATTGCTGAAACGGCTTATCATTTTGGTTTTTCCTCCCCCTCATACTTCAGCAGGATGTTTAAAGAGCATTTCGGGCTCACACCCATGGAGATGAAGAAAAGCCCCGGTGAATCCGAAACAGACAATTCAACCGGATAATTACCATTTTCTGCTACTTTTTGTCCATATTTTTACAGCCTTTCCACCTTCCTGACAGTATTATTGCATCACATCCTCATTCATGGATTGTATGCAGAAATCATTGTTTTCCGGCATAATTGCGTTGGCCACCGTGTTGGCTTCATCATTCTGGTTCCCGCCCGGAGTCTGCTTTATTGCCGGAGTAGTGTTTGTCTGGACAGTGCTGATCATCAGGGCATTTATGGGCGAGATCAGCAAAAAAGCGGAAAACACATTGGCAATCCTTGTGCTGTTGTTGTCGGCTTTTACCATCATCATGAATGTGGGATTTTATATTCCATTTTGAATAGTAATACATCAGAAAAATAATTAACCAACAAAATAGAGAAACATGAAAACAAAAATTTTGATCCTCACCATGCTGACTGGCTTTGCATGCCTTATTTTCAGCACAGCATCCCTGGCGCAAACAGATGATTACCAAAAGATTCAGGACAAAGTTTTTGGGTCAAAAATTCCACAGAAAAAGGGAGGAACGCCCGGTTTGTGGACCGGTGCAGTAAGCTCAACCTGGCACAATCCCCTGAACTGGGATGATGGAGTGGTTCCGGGTTCAACGGTAGATGTAAACATTCCGGCGCCACCCTCCAATCAACCTGTTATCAACTCCGCTCATGCAAACTGTAAAAGCCTGACCATTCATCCCTGGGCCAGCCTTACAATTGAGGCGTATTATTTAACTATTCAAAACGATCTTACTGTATTTGGAACGCTCAATAAGAATTCCGCTTCTGGTCTTCTCATTGTTTATGGTGATGTGGTTTGGGAGAGCGGATCAACAGCAGGATTTACGGCAAATAGCTCATTCCGGGTTTACGGTGACTGGAATTTTAACGAAGGGGCCAACGTAAATTTTGCCAATGGCGCTGTTGATTTCATGGGGACCGGCGATAGCTGGATAAGGTGCTACAGTGACAATTGTAGTTTTAATAACCTGAGGATATACAAATCAAGTGCTAATACAAAAGTGAGTAATCTGAGCACTCATGATCTGGTCATTAATGGTTTAACCTTTGTTGACACTCATGCAACATTTGAAAGCTTTACCAGTGAGAATATTTTAATGGGGGGTGATTTTATTTATTACGGGAGCTTTGATTTTACAATGTTAAATAATGATGGCTCTGTAATCTTCAATGGTATATCGCAAACGATTGATAATTATGGTTCTGGTTCTGGAACATTTGGCCATATAGTATTCAATTCATCAATTGGAACCTTTGTGGTTAACGATGATTTCAATGTTGCCAGGAACCTTACCATAGAACAGGGTTACTTCAATGCCGGGTCTTCAACCATAACCGTGGGTGGCAACTGGACAAACAATGCAGGAGCTGGTGGTTTCAATCCGACCTCAAGTACCATCATCTTCGAAAGCAGTGGCGATCACCAGGATGTGACCGGAACAAATACTTTTTACAACGTGACCCAGCTAAATGCCGGTAAATATCTCAGATTTTTCGGCCCAACTACTATACAAAACAACCTGGCGCTTAACTACCTGTGCTGGGCTTATCAAAGCATGAATATTTCCGGGATGCTGGATTTAAGCAATGTGGGCAGCAGGTTTACAGCCAACACGGACAACGCAAATGTTACCATTGCACTTTTAAACCAGGGTGGAAAGCTAATGGCCAATGGTGCAGGCTCAATCATTGTGAACGACCTGGTTCAGAATTATGTGGGAGGAATCATTGAAGCCGGCACAAGCAGTTTAATTGATATTACCAATTCAGGATTAGAACCCTGGATTGACCTGAAAGGAAGTTTGTATAATTACGGAGGAACTATCAATTTAAGCGGCGATTTTTGTTACTGGCCTTTTGCAAATGGGGCTCATCTTGAAATGACCGATGGGATCATAGATATAAAAACCTGCGGGCTAACAATTTATCATCTTTATGATTGGACACATAACATAACAGGGGGTACTATCAGAACATCGAAGGGTTTCTCGGGAAACCGCGCCGATTTTACCCCTACCGCCGGCACTTTTGAATTTTATGGATCAGGTGATTACTTCATCAGTCAGACATACGGATGCAATGTTCACAATGTAAAGATTGCTAAAAGCGACAATGGTGAGGATAAAAAGGAAACAAGCGAACCAGTTTATGACAACCGAAGCGGTGAAATGCTTTCTGACGGAGGAAAAGCCAACACCATTTACTTAAACTCAGATTTTGCGATCACAGGTAACCTGGATATTGAAGCAGGCACCCTAAGCATTGGCCAGTATGCCTTCAATATTATCGGGAATACTAATATTTCCGGCAACCTGGATATGACGCATGATTTGAGCGTGATCAATGCCCATGGCGATGTTGTTTGGAACAGTGGTTCCACTGCCAACTTCACGGCAGCGAATGTTTTTATTGCCTGGGGCCACTGGAATTTTGAAAACGGTTCAAATGCCAACTTTACAGATGGAACGATACTTTTCAGGGGCAATACCTCCAAATTTATCCGTAGTCATTCACAAACCAGCTCATTCAACAATGTAGAAAGCGATAAAACAGATGGAGCTGAGGTTAGAGTAAGTAACAACTCTTCCACGCCATTGACGATCAATGGTAACATATACGTTCATCCAGAAGCAGTTTTCGGAATCTATTCTATCTATGATGTGATACTCAAAGGCGATATTAACAGCAATGGGACACTTTTATGCAATCATGGCAGGGTAGTGTTGAATGGGACCAATCAGAGCCTGGAACTGAACACAGGAAGTTACTTTAACAACCTCGCTTTTAACCAAAGCGGAACGCTTACTATTAACAACTCCTTGTCCGACATACTTGATGTGAAGGGTAATGTGGAAATTCAATCGGGAGTGTTTAATTTACAGGACAGAGAAATCTACGTTGGCGTTAACTGGACCAACAATGCCGGAGTTTCTGCATTTGACCCCGGAACAGGAAAAGTCATCTTTGAAAGCAGTGGCGATCAACAGAGTGTTTATGGTGCGAACACTTTTTATGATGTTCAGCAATTGAACACAGGGAATTATGTAAGGTTTCACGACAACACAACCATACAGAACAACCTGGAGCTTGCATATTCTTGCTATGTGTATGATCAGTTCGATGTTATTGGGGTATTGAATATTGATAATCCTTCATCCAGATTCAAAGCCCTTGGCCCGGGTGCTGTTGTCACCATTGGCGTTCTTGACCAGGGCGGTACTATGGATTGCAGTTCAGGGGCTACGATCCAGATAAATGATTTACAAGAAACCGGCGGGCTTTACGGAACCTATATTCTTTTTGATGCGGAATTGAACATTTACCAGGATGTTACAAAAAACATTGATCTCTCCGCCAATCTGAATATTCAATCCGGCATTATGAATATTTACGGTGGTATGCCGGGTTCCACCAGTTGGTGGCCGGGCATTTCTGCATCACTCACCATGAGCGGAGGAGTGCTTGATATCAAGGATCAAACGATTTATGTGAGGGCTGGTGGCACCTTTTCAAACTATATTACAGGAGGCAAAATCAGAACTTCCAAAGGTTATTTGGGTCATCGCCCGGACTTTACCCCAACAGCGGGAACATTTGAATTTTATGGTTCTGATAATGCTTACCTTGAACAGGTATTTGGCAGTACCCTGCATCATTTGCTGATTAACAAAACAGCGACCGTAAAGGATGATGGATCAGCACCTGTAATTACCCACAGCACCCGGGAAATGAAGCCGCTTTCAGATGGAGGAAAATCAAGCGATATCAGCTTTAATTCAAACTTTACCATCACCGGCAACCTGGATGTGGAAGCCGGAACCCTGATAAACCAGGATGTCAACAATACCATATTGGGAAATTCCACCATCAATGCCGGCGGGAAATTCGAAATGAACGGCGCAGCCTGGCTGGTCATGGGCGGTTCAACTTCACTTACGGTGAACAACGGCGGAGAACTACGATTGACAGGCGATGAATCGCATTACGTCCTGATTACAGGTGATGGCGGCCGTTATGCTTTGAACGTGGAAAGTGGCGGAACCATCGGGGCTGATTCCGCTTATTTTGAATATACTGATACCAATGGTATAAACATAAAACCCGGAGCCCTTGTAGATCCTTTCAGCGCTTTTAATTCCTGTGTTTTTACAATGGGACATGCCGATGGTACCTTGCTTACGCTCGACAATGATCAGAGTCTTCAGATTTTAAATGCACGTTTTCCCTCTTCACACAGCACGTACAATGTGACAAAAAATAATAACTCAGGTGTTGTGACCTTTGTTGATTACATCGGATCGTTTTCCGGAAGTGATCATGAGCAGGATATTCACAACCACGTTCACTGGACTGGCGATCCTTCAGTGGAAATCACCCTGGATGGCATTGCCGTTGGCGCCGGCCAGAATTTGTGTTTCGAAGCACAGCAAACCATTTTAACCGGAGGGGCACAAAACTTTGTGGTGGAAAGTGCCGCTGCGGTAAACCTGGTTGCCGGCGAAAGCATCCTGATGTTGCCCGGCACACATGCCCACAGCGGGTCATACCTGCATGCCCGGATCTCAGATCTCAGCTTTTGCAGTGGCCAGCCATTTGCTATGGTAGCTGCAGTAGATACAGAACATCAGCAAACTGAACTGAATGAAATTACTTCACATATTCATCAGAACCTGTTTAAAGTTTATCCCAATCCAGTCAGGGGAGTAGTTACCCTTGAACTTTTAAGCCATGAAAGCGCCAGAAATGTTGTTGTTGAGGTTTACAACCTGATGGGTCAGAACCTCATGAACAAAGTAATGGAAGCAAAGCCCCAATACCAGATTGATTTGACAGGGCTTCAAAACGGTGTGTATATATTTAAGGTAACTCATGGCAAAAATTCTGATTTTGCCAGGCTAATCAAGCAATAATTTATTTACCCATTAAAACCAATTTTATGAAAACAATTATCCATCCTTTGATCTTTTTAATTTGTATGAGCTTTTTGTTTAATGTTCATGTTTATAGCCAATCTGTTTTCGGGTTGAAACAAATTGAGAAAACGGAAACCCAGGGCAGAACAGATCCGGAAGATGGCGATCCATGCCCCGGCCAGCCAACCGTAACCGACAGCGAAGGCAATGTTTACAACACCGTATTGATTGGCGGGCAATGCTGGATGAAAGAAAACCTGAATTTAGGAAGCATGATTTGTGGAGGCTACGGTATTGA
This window contains:
- a CDS encoding T9SS type A sorting domain-containing protein, which gives rise to MKTKILILTMLTGFACLIFSTASLAQTDDYQKIQDKVFGSKIPQKKGGTPGLWTGAVSSTWHNPLNWDDGVVPGSTVDVNIPAPPSNQPVINSAHANCKSLTIHPWASLTIEAYYLTIQNDLTVFGTLNKNSASGLLIVYGDVVWESGSTAGFTANSSFRVYGDWNFNEGANVNFANGAVDFMGTGDSWIRCYSDNCSFNNLRIYKSSANTKVSNLSTHDLVINGLTFVDTHATFESFTSENILMGGDFIYYGSFDFTMLNNDGSVIFNGISQTIDNYGSGSGTFGHIVFNSSIGTFVVNDDFNVARNLTIEQGYFNAGSSTITVGGNWTNNAGAGGFNPTSSTIIFESSGDHQDVTGTNTFYNVTQLNAGKYLRFFGPTTIQNNLALNYLCWAYQSMNISGMLDLSNVGSRFTANTDNANVTIALLNQGGKLMANGAGSIIVNDLVQNYVGGIIEAGTSSLIDITNSGLEPWIDLKGSLYNYGGTINLSGDFCYWPFANGAHLEMTDGIIDIKTCGLTIYHLYDWTHNITGGTIRTSKGFSGNRADFTPTAGTFEFYGSGDYFISQTYGCNVHNVKIAKSDNGEDKKETSEPVYDNRSGEMLSDGGKANTIYLNSDFAITGNLDIEAGTLSIGQYAFNIIGNTNISGNLDMTHDLSVINAHGDVVWNSGSTANFTAANVFIAWGHWNFENGSNANFTDGTILFRGNTSKFIRSHSQTSSFNNVESDKTDGAEVRVSNNSSTPLTINGNIYVHPEAVFGIYSIYDVILKGDINSNGTLLCNHGRVVLNGTNQSLELNTGSYFNNLAFNQSGTLTINNSLSDILDVKGNVEIQSGVFNLQDREIYVGVNWTNNAGVSAFDPGTGKVIFESSGDQQSVYGANTFYDVQQLNTGNYVRFHDNTTIQNNLELAYSCYVYDQFDVIGVLNIDNPSSRFKALGPGAVVTIGVLDQGGTMDCSSGATIQINDLQETGGLYGTYILFDAELNIYQDVTKNIDLSANLNIQSGIMNIYGGMPGSTSWWPGISASLTMSGGVLDIKDQTIYVRAGGTFSNYITGGKIRTSKGYLGHRPDFTPTAGTFEFYGSDNAYLEQVFGSTLHHLLINKTATVKDDGSAPVITHSTREMKPLSDGGKSSDISFNSNFTITGNLDVEAGTLINQDVNNTILGNSTINAGGKFEMNGAAWLVMGGSTSLTVNNGGELRLTGDESHYVLITGDGGRYALNVESGGTIGADSAYFEYTDTNGINIKPGALVDPFSAFNSCVFTMGHADGTLLTLDNDQSLQILNARFPSSHSTYNVTKNNNSGVVTFVDYIGSFSGSDHEQDIHNHVHWTGDPSVEITLDGIAVGAGQNLCFEAQQTILTGGAQNFVVESAAAVNLVAGESILMLPGTHAHSGSYLHARISDLSFCSGQPFAMVAAVDTEHQQTELNEITSHIHQNLFKVYPNPVRGVVTLELLSHESARNVVVEVYNLMGQNLMNKVMEAKPQYQIDLTGLQNGVYIFKVTHGKNSDFARLIKQ
- a CDS encoding helix-turn-helix domain-containing protein codes for the protein MRLALFACFYSLSVCFIASALENDGAQFYVPYTQSNIVINGNLNDWKEYCYITFSDTLQELRPVPDRILMAFFDKNFDYSQTWHPLSKNTTEVWICWDLTRLYFAFQVKDQHLFAEVEPVGKVPEIHRNDGIELYIDSKADSHTKMDINDYQFIVDIAGNSIVFRGDRELMERDTTLATPKTSGQNIYYEYAVTVNDQDNQQRHDPAYLVEIAIPFAAVGLKPETGLRLKADFANNDIDYSLNGTTTYEEAALRYWAYNVSGYSDLGFPDTWVSLQLAGVPGWIEQLSASSLQRFYRLYVSLFVLSILVIAFLTYRMKRLKKLPVRSDLSPASVVFLDRSMLQTAPISENQALLQNATDYIQANSHETINSEELARHLGVSLRKLQRVTHEEINSTPTAFIYIVKLNLAAGFIKEGRGNIAETAYHFGFSSPSYFSRMFKEHFGLTPMEMKKSPGESETDNSTG